Part of the Drosophila kikkawai strain 14028-0561.14 chromosome 3L, DkikHiC1v2, whole genome shotgun sequence genome is shown below.
ACCAGCCAGAGGCACTTTTCCACGGTTCACGGCGCTACGGAGGCGGGCTTTCGAGAGGCAGATCGATTGATCGAATACTACAGCTCATGTGAATAGAATCCATAAAATGCGgtgtatttaaaattcataaaatgttttatatcaATGggaattttgattttaaacttatctttatcaataaatattaGTCACTTTTTGTGTATTATTTCtactaaaaaactaatttggaaataactttaaaaaagtcataaaaaggtttttttatgCTTTCTAAAACGTTTTTCATCTCAACAGATTCAGTTTAAAAGCTCGATTGAAGCTGAAACTAAAATTGGCGCCCAGTTTATTGATATCGCTATCGAAGCCGTAgtctatcgatagtatcgtaAGTAGTCGGGCTCAGCTGTTATTTTGACATAACAAATAAcaattttagttaataaaaatgcaaataattcgAAATTTCAGCCGAAAACTTCTTAAACACCAATACCTCTGCCCGCCAAGGGTGTCCTACCTGTACTTCAGCACAGCTAAAGGTGAGTCTTCGCGGTTTTCATTCACAAATCCAGCGCCGGCTAAAGGATTCTTGACTATCCACCGCCAGATGCATCTAAGGAACTGCCTCTGGCCGCTGGATACCAGCCCAAGCCGGTGGAGGAAGCCTATTGGGAGCGGGAAAATCGCCAGGCGGACATAGCCAAGCCAAAGAGCGGAGCCTGCAAGCGTGGAACCTACCGCATGCTGCTACCGCCGCCAAATGTCACCGGGAATCTGCATTTGGGGCACGCTCTGATGGCCACCGTGCAGGATGTGATTGCTCGCGAGCGCCGTCAGCTGGGCTATGAGGTGGACTGGGTGCCGGGCACAGATCACGCTGGTATAGCCACCCAAGTGGTGGTAGAGCGCACCATTGCCGCTGCTCAGGGAAAAACGCGCCAAGAGCTGGGACGGCAGGCCTTCCTGGATGAGGTGTGGCGCTGGAAGGCGGAAAAGGGTGCAGGTATCGTGCAGGATCTCCGACAACTAGGTTGCATCCTCAACTGGGAGCGCGAGTACTTCACGATGGATGAGAAGCAGGCGCATGCCGTGAATGTGGCCTTTGAGCGACTCTTCGAAGAGGGTCTCATTGTCCGGCGCAACTCCCTGGTCAACTGGTCCACTTCCCTGCGCTCAGCCATTTCCGATATTGAGGTTGATTTGCTGGACATCAAGCAGCCGATGGAGATCCCCGTTCCGGGCTACGAGCGGAACGTGCTCTTTGGCCGGATCTACGACTTTGCCTATCGCGTCGTCGATGGTGAGACTTTGCCGGATGGCAGTGCCGAGGAGATTGTAGTTTCCACCACCAGACCGGAGACCATTTTGGGCGATGTAGCCGTCGCCGTGCATCCTCTGGATCCGCGCTACAGCAAATATCGAAACAGGGAGGAGGTTAAGCTGAAGCATCCCTTCCGCGACGACACCATACCGCTGATCTTTGACATCGCTGTGGACCAGGAGTTCGGCACTGGAGCTGTGAAGATCACGCCCGCCCACgacaagttcgactttgaggTGGCCACTCGCCACAAGCTGGTGCCGCGTCAGGTCTTCACCGAAACTGGCCTTGTGACGGAGACGCATCCGGAGTTCAAGGACAAGCCCAGGTTCGAGGCGCGAGAACTGATCGTCAATAAGTTGGAGGAAATGGAGCTACTGCGCGAGGTGCGCGCCCACAGCATGCAGTTGCCCGTCTGCTCGCGCTCCAAGGACATCATCGAGTATATGATCCAGCCGCAATGGTTCCTCAAGTGCAAGGATCTGGCCCAGGATGCCCTCTCCGAGCTTCACAGCGGCCGTTTGCAGATCCATCCGCCGAGCTTTGAAACGGAATGGGAACGCTGGCTGCAGGACAGTCGTGACTGGTGCATATCCAGGCAGCTGTGGTGGGGTCACCAAGTCCCAGCCTACCAGGTGACCGACTCCGCCAACGGCACCAGCCACTGGGTGGCCGCGCTCACCGAAGAAGATGCCCGTCGGAAGGCCAAGCAATTGGTAGGCAGCGATCAATTCATTCTGACACGTGACCCAGACGTATTGGACACCTGGTTCTCCTCCTCGTTGCTGCCGTTCTCCGTGGCCGGCTGGCCGGATGAGAGTTACAAGGAGCGGTATCCACTGGACTTGATGCAGACTGGCCACGACATTTTGTTCTTTTGGGTGGCAcgcatgatgatgatgggccTGAAGTTGACGGGCGAGGCGCCCTTCCAGAGGATCCTCCTCAATGGCATAGTTTGCGATGCCCAAGGCAGGAAGATGTCCAAGAGTCTGGGTAACATTGTGGCCCCCCAGCAGGTGGTGCAGGGCGCCAGCTTGGAGGTAGGAACCCACTTAAGATACTTTATATAACTTTCATTATGAGATTACACCTGCAGAGCCTTAAGGCTGGTCTGGAGCAGTCCTGCGAGGCGGGCATCATCAAGCCCGAAGAGCTCAAGACCTCCACAGCTGGCCTGATGAAGATGTTTCCCAAGGGCATTCAGGAATGCGGCACAGATGCCCTGCGCTTCACCCTGATGAGCCACAACATCAAGAGCCACTTCATCAGCTTCGATGTCAACGCCTGTTACACCAATAAGCTGTTCCTGAACAAGATCTGGCAGGCGATGCGGTTCACCATGGGCTCTGCCAAGGGACTGGGCGTTTCGTTGAAGGATTTCGAGACACTCAACGGTGTCAGTCTGGGTGTGTGGGATCGCTGGATCCTGGGCCGACTGGCGGAAACCTTGTCTATTGTCTCCGATAGCTTCACCAACTACAATTTCCATGTGGCCACAGCCGCTTTGAAGACGTTTTTCTATCAAAATCTCTGTGATACTTATttggtgagtgtgtgtgtctttaTTCTTTGTGAATTACCTCTTAAACGTGCATGCAGGAGACCACCAAGACGGCGATAAGCAACCGCGAGGACAGCGCCTACATCCATGTGGGCACTCTGACCGCCTGCCTCAGCTGGGGCCTGCAGGCCATGTCCCCGTTCACACCCTTTGTGGCCAGCGAGTTGCTGCAGCACGTGCCTATGAATGTCGAACTCAAGCTGTCCGAATTAAGAGACCAGAAGCTGGAGGATGAGGTCAACGAAATGGTCAACATCTGCCAGAGCGTGCGGCAGGTTAAAAGTCGCAACGAGATCAGCAAGCGCCACCATCCGCATCTCACTTTGTTCGCCCAGAATGCCGAGTCCCAGGACATCCTGCGTCGCCACTTGCCACAGATCAAGGTGCTAACGCGCTGTGAGGCCGTGGAGCTGGAGCTTATGGACGAGAACGCGAATATCCCACAGAAGCAGAACTTCTACTCGACGGCGGGTGCACTTTGCTCTTTTGGCATCACCGTCAACGAGGAAGTGGGCCTGGCCTCTGAGAAGCGCGACGAGATGCATCAGGCGAATATGAAGAAGCTCAAGAAACTGGTCAACGAGCTGCAGAAGTATCGCATGCGTCTGGACAACGAGGCCTTTCAGCTGATGGCCAACAAGGACACCAAATTgcattttgaaaataaggtaAGTTGGAGTCAGTAttctctcgtttttttttaagattgaatttgattttcattgtAGGTCAAGGAGTTGGAGGCGGAAATCGACAGCCTCATCCGGCTGTCTGCGTAATCGTGATTGTCTAGTCTAGAAAatgcttttgttgtttaattgcCGAATCGACTTGGTCGTGTGTTATGTTTtagaattaataaataattaaaaaaaaaaaactataaaactaataaagactgaaagtatttaaaaaaggcTTTCATTGGAATTGCGACTTTAAATACTTAATTACACGCATAATTCATGCGTCTACATGTTTCAAGGTGCTCTAAAATATTACATGGAAACTCAAAACTCTAAACAAAACCCTTTCTCTTCCTTTTGGTCTTTAGTAGACTGTTCTCTGATGAACCTTTACTTCTTCCGTTCTcccacagagagagaaaactATCTAATACTTGTCTGAAAGGGTCGATAAATAAGACTTATTTTGGAACAACCAAAAACGATTagttgttaattattatttttgcatttaagTTATATTTCACGACTGCcactatttttatttcactgaAAGATATCTATATCTCTTGGAAAACACTTTGGTTTCTAATTAGATCATTTTTGCTAATTGTTACTTTCACAGACTTCAACATGGTTAGTTCTAAAACTTTCCAAGCTTTTTACTTGTCCTTCCCAGCCAGAAATATCCACTTCGCTTTGCTATTCATAAATCAAGTCTTTTATTTTCCCCCAAAATTACAGAATTGGACACGCGTTCTGTGAGTAAGACAGATAGAATCCCCGATTCGATATGTCCAGATCCTCATTGCCGTCCGTGACTGTATACACCACGAAGGGCTTTGCCGCACTTGTCGTGGACACCAGGCCCAGGCCACAAAAACGATCGCTAGATAGCGAGACACCTCCCTGCGTGGGCGCCGGTATGACGATATAATCCGTGGTGCACTCTTGACTCTGCACCGAAGACGTGGCCAGCAGCGCCGGATCCACGGCTCCCACATCGTTTGTCAGCGTAAAGGAATACGTATCGGAGCTGACCTGGCTGTAGGTGATGGAGCACATGCCGGCTGCCTTGCGGATGCAGATCCCATACTTGGTATTTGCCAGCTGTCTGGTTCCCTGGACTCCAATAGAGTTAAGGGCGGAGGAGGCGGCTGAAACGTAGTTGAAGCTGGCGAGGGTGCCACTGCTGGGCATATAATATTGCAGGCATCCGGCGGGGGCCAAGGTGGCCGACGTGCAGCCCAGCATGCGTATCTGGAACTGCCAGTTGCGGTTGAAGGTATAGCCCGAGGAAGTGGCCACCGAAATGGTGATGGGACTGACGCCATTAAAATCCACATACACATGCTGGCCAGAGTTCTCGCCACAGATGCTGGGCACCTGCGAGGCTCCTCCGGTAATGGTCAAGGCATCGGTACTGCAGGATCCATCGCCCGAGGGCGGAGCTAGCGATAGGGAAAGGAAGTCCACGCGCAGCTGGCAAATGCTCGAATCCGGCGGCGTGACCACAATGGAGCAGCGTCCACCGCCCGCATATGGAGCCGGATAGTTGCTGTTGTAGAAGTAGGTGTTGTTGTAGGACGTACTCGCTCCACAAGTCCTTTGATCTGTAATGGGATAGGAACAGTCTGATAAAATgcctataaatattattcctGAAGTTACTCACAAATGCAGCAGATGGCCTGGGCTGTAATGGAGGAGCAACTGCCCGCCGCCACACCGCTGTTGTCCGTGCATTCACCGTTGATTACGCAGGTGCCTAGGAGCAGGTTGTTGCCCGTGCAAATATCGTTGGAGAAACGGCCAATGGTGTAGAACGGAAACCCTAAAAAGATAATGGAAATAAAGTGTCATTCAAAGGGCACTGCAGAAAAGAGATTCTAGGGTTCTCGTATTTTATTATGTTAGATCTTTAAAGTACATATAAGCAACCCATTATCACAGGTGTTCCCAGAGATAACTAACAATTAGATTAGAACACATACACATATTTTTTAGTACGTTCTTTTAAAAAACCTTAAGACCTTAAGTTCTGGTAtcaattgaaatattaataagaaatcaaattaaattcttaaataattattcttataatttaaaaaaagaatagtAAGACaaagatttctttaaatattgaaataataaactaaaattaactTTAGACAAGAAAATACTAGGCTTGCATagcattaaaaaattaaagagaaaTGCTTTTGAATAGAAACAATATATGGAAAAAATTTTGTAAGATCATCCTAGTTAACTATTTTAATCCAAGACTTTTTTAGAACAAGAAGAATTATatcttttacaatttaatatccTACACATtgaagaagtcatttccgaccctatacataaatattctatatcagcatcaacagccgagtccatctagccatgtccgcaGAAATATCAACCCCAACATCACCTTAAtgtcttgtttttaatttgcatatGCAGTGCACCTTAGCGGGTTTCCTCTTCTCACAAATTGCAGTGCGCAATTGGAAAACTTTACCCAGCAGACCCCAATAGGTCCCGGGGACGGCTAAGACTAAAGAATCCACCTGCGGCACATCATGCACAGTGGGTGATAATTGAGGCATGACCCACTTACTGCCACCACGATGGAAAAACAAACCACCGCCACTCATCCGGCATGATCTTGGATCTTAAAGCTGCAATCTCTTCCAGCTAAAACTTACAGCGAGGATGTCGAGAGCCACTGCGGGCCAGGCCACTGGAGGAGGAGACTTCTTCCACCTCCTCAAGGATAGTATCATTCAGGGTCTGATTAACACTTGGATCCGGAGTTACAAGCAGGCTACTGGAGGCCCGTGCCGCACTGTAAATGCCCACGATGTagctgctgaagaagatgGCCACGAAGGCCATAAAACGCGAGGAACTGTTGCCGACAGACATGATGATGAATGGATGGATCACTTTCGGTTTTCACTCAGCTAAGCTGGAGGCTGGAACGTAGCTGGAACGGATTTATGCCCGATCGACAAACAGTAAGAGAGACGTCCACTCGCGCGTGTGACTCAATGGTGACTGATCCGATGGAGATCCGAGTTTTGGGGGCACAGTGTGCTCCATGCCAGTGGCCAGCGCAGGTGCTAATTGAGAGAACCCGACGCGCCATGCATCGTGGCCATGGGCGACCGAGGGGGTTCTCTGAAATGCATATTACTTTAACCCtcgtatttattatttagatcttaaaaaaatttatttgggtttaaaaaatagtagaaatttaatctaataaaattaataaacttaatatacattttttaaattctgaaaaatataaatttattatattcctAATAATCGAACATACGCGATTATTAGGTTTTCATTAGTTAATAGGTTTGcattatatttattagatatttataattaaattaaaatatttgattgcTAATTAATAAGATTATTAATTCTTTCCGTATCTCCAAATTCCGCTCCTGTCCGGAGATCGTGTGAGGCTTATTTCGTTTGGCCGGGAGAGAATGTGGAGCACTCACGCATAGGAAGTGGTCGGCTGGGCGGCTTGTTCCCCCCGTATTTGTTACCCGAATTTACGCGTATCGCTTCTGGACGACAacaaacagattttttttctgGGCGAGGAAAGTGATAGAAATGCCTGGCACCCAGAGCACACGCGTGCAACTCCGCATGATTCTGGCCCCACCGGATTGCCGGAGATAAAAGAAAGTGTCGATCATGTTTACCCGGCGATCTGTAAACGCGCTCGTCTAGCATCTTCTTTCCGCTCGAGCGGCTGCCATTTTGtggctataaataaaaatcgaaaacgcGTTCGATTTTCGGTTACAGATGATGTAACGGTACAATTCGGCTGAGTTGGCAACGCGACGGTGAAGATGGCCGCGGCGGCGCGTGTGTGTAAGTGCGCCGCAGATAGCTGCATTTACTAGAACGCGCCACGCACGACGCCAATTAGCAGGATAACACTAATCACCGAGTATGCCGGTCACTAATTAATGTTTAATCCCAAATGGAAGGTAAAAGTGGATTGACACTTGGATTGTTTTCCAGGGCGAAGCATAGAAAGTAGCAAGTGTAGCGCAAGCCTTCGCGTTGCCAACTTCCTGATCTGTTAACAGTTGCGCTGGGCTGTTAAGGGTCTGTTAacttttaaatgtaattacaaagtttatttattaaactatATGAATAATTCATAGTTTCCTCaattctaattaaattaaaaattactaggaatttcataaattatgtTCTTTAGTTTTGTGTAACATTAACATTACCCTATTTTTAAGctgatacatatatttaattttccataaCTTTTAGAGCTCTCTAATGCGTTAAATATACTTGATTCttattaaatcttaaattctctatcaagtttaaaaataaaatcccgttttgttaagtttacagCAAATGTTGCCTggctttttattaaaacaataacTAGCAGCTAAACGCAGAATagaaaaacgaaaaccacaATTCTACTCAATTTCGATGATGGCGCCCGCCTTGGCCAACGCCTCCTTCAGCTTCTCGGCCTCCTCCTTGGGTACGTCCTCCTTGACAATGGTCGGGGCGCTCTCGACAAACTTCTTGGCCTGCACCAGATTCATGCCCTCCAGCAGGTTCTTCACCTCCTTGATCAGCGCCACCTTCTGCTTCTCATCGAACTTGACCAGCTTCACCTTGAACGAGGTCTGCACCTTCTTGggcgccgcctcctcctcatcctcggcGGGAGCAGCACGTGCCGGTCCAGCGGCGAACTGGGGGGCAAACGCGGTCTCAGGCAGGTTGAGTTTCTGTTTGAGCAGCGTGCTCAATTCGGCAACTTCCAGCAGATTGAGAGCGGCAATGTTGTTGACTATGCTGTCCAGCTTGGGATTCGGTGGCTTGGCTGCACCctccggcggcggcggcaccaGTTTCTCCGCTCCAGAGACGGCGGCAGCCGGGGCAGCGACGCTGTACATGCGTTGCAGGCGCACTTGGCGGGTGATCTGGCGCAGGGCGAGGCGAGTGATCTGCATTTTGCTAGTATCTGTGCGTGGGTGGTTCAAGTTTAAGTTAGAATGTTGATAAACTATCACTATTTTACGATTTACTTGTGGTTTTCGGCAAAATAAGTCCAGCAGGTTATGTGAGCAAATCAATGTGACCGTTGGCAGTGAGCCGTAAAATACAAAGCCTGGTCAGAAATACTGAACAGGTATAACGGAAAAATACCGTTGGGagtgtttaaattttaaaagaattcaAAGCTCtgccaattttaaatatttttacccTTGTAGGCTATTTAAATGTTTGCCAGAAGATTGAAATGCTACATTCCCGAATCCCGATTTAGAAGGAAGTGATAGCGATTTTATTGAATCCCATAAGTGAATTAGGTTTCGTTTTTAtgcccttgcagggtattattaaatgtttattttgagATTTCAGAAACTTGAAATTTATTGTCttgaattacattttttaatatttaaagtttatgaaaatgttttatgaaaaaaagtttttagttACAAAGTATACACTTTGACGTAGTCAATCACCATCTGACCCTCGGCCATCCAGTGGTCACGATGTCGCTTGATGCTATTCCAGAAGTCCTTTTGGGCCTGCGGCGACTGCTCGTTCCATTCCTTCACCACGTGCTGGTACTCGTTGA
Proteins encoded:
- the mRpL12 gene encoding large ribosomal subunit protein bL12, with protein sequence MQITRLALRQITRQVRLQRMYSVAAPAAAVSGAEKLVPPPPEGAAKPPNPKLDSIVNNIAALNLLEVAELSTLLKQKLNLPETAFAPQFAAGPARAAPAEDEEEAAPKKVQTSFKVKLVKFDEKQKVALIKEVKNLLEGMNLVQAKKFVESAPTIVKEDVPKEEAEKLKEALAKAGAIIEIE
- the ValRS-m gene encoding uncharacterized protein ValRS-m, whose protein sequence is MQIIRNFSRKLLKHQYLCPPRVSYLYFSTAKDASKELPLAAGYQPKPVEEAYWERENRQADIAKPKSGACKRGTYRMLLPPPNVTGNLHLGHALMATVQDVIARERRQLGYEVDWVPGTDHAGIATQVVVERTIAAAQGKTRQELGRQAFLDEVWRWKAEKGAGIVQDLRQLGCILNWEREYFTMDEKQAHAVNVAFERLFEEGLIVRRNSLVNWSTSLRSAISDIEVDLLDIKQPMEIPVPGYERNVLFGRIYDFAYRVVDGETLPDGSAEEIVVSTTRPETILGDVAVAVHPLDPRYSKYRNREEVKLKHPFRDDTIPLIFDIAVDQEFGTGAVKITPAHDKFDFEVATRHKLVPRQVFTETGLVTETHPEFKDKPRFEARELIVNKLEEMELLREVRAHSMQLPVCSRSKDIIEYMIQPQWFLKCKDLAQDALSELHSGRLQIHPPSFETEWERWLQDSRDWCISRQLWWGHQVPAYQVTDSANGTSHWVAALTEEDARRKAKQLVGSDQFILTRDPDVLDTWFSSSLLPFSVAGWPDESYKERYPLDLMQTGHDILFFWVARMMMMGLKLTGEAPFQRILLNGIVCDAQGRKMSKSLGNIVAPQQVVQGASLESLKAGLEQSCEAGIIKPEELKTSTAGLMKMFPKGIQECGTDALRFTLMSHNIKSHFISFDVNACYTNKLFLNKIWQAMRFTMGSAKGLGVSLKDFETLNGVSLGVWDRWILGRLAETLSIVSDSFTNYNFHVATAALKTFFYQNLCDTYLETTKTAISNREDSAYIHVGTLTACLSWGLQAMSPFTPFVASELLQHVPMNVELKLSELRDQKLEDEVNEMVNICQSVRQVKSRNEISKRHHPHLTLFAQNAESQDILRRHLPQIKVLTRCEAVELELMDENANIPQKQNFYSTAGALCSFGITVNEEVGLASEKRDEMHQANMKKLKKLVNELQKYRMRLDNEAFQLMANKDTKLHFENKVKELEAEIDSLIRLSA
- the LOC108078633 gene encoding uncharacterized protein isoform X2 — protein: MWFPFYTIGRFSNDICTGNNLLLGTCVINGECTDNSGVAAGSCSSITAQAICCIYQRTCGASTSYNNTYFYNSNYPAPYAGGGRCSIVVTPPDSSICQLRVDFLSLSLAPPSGDGSCSTDALTITGGASQVPSICGENSGQHVYVDFNGVSPITISVATSSGYTFNRNWQFQIRMLGCTSATLAPAGCLQYYMPSSGTLASFNYVSAASSALNSIGVQGTRQLANTKYGICIRKAAGMCSITYSQVSSDTYSFTLTNDVGAVDPALLATSSVQSQECTTDYIVIPAPTQGGVSLSSDRFCGLGLVSTTSAAKPFVVYTVTDGNEDLDISNRGFYLSYSQNACPIL
- the LOC108078633 gene encoding uncharacterized protein isoform X1, which gives rise to MSVGNSSSRFMAFVAIFFSSYIVGIYSAARASSSLLVTPDPSVNQTLNDTILEEVEEVSSSSGLARSGSRHPRWFPFYTIGRFSNDICTGNNLLLGTCVINGECTDNSGVAAGSCSSITAQAICCIYQRTCGASTSYNNTYFYNSNYPAPYAGGGRCSIVVTPPDSSICQLRVDFLSLSLAPPSGDGSCSTDALTITGGASQVPSICGENSGQHVYVDFNGVSPITISVATSSGYTFNRNWQFQIRMLGCTSATLAPAGCLQYYMPSSGTLASFNYVSAASSALNSIGVQGTRQLANTKYGICIRKAAGMCSITYSQVSSDTYSFTLTNDVGAVDPALLATSSVQSQECTTDYIVIPAPTQGGVSLSSDRFCGLGLVSTTSAAKPFVVYTVTDGNEDLDISNRGFYLSYSQNACPIL